A single Anopheles arabiensis isolate DONGOLA chromosome 2, AaraD3, whole genome shotgun sequence DNA region contains:
- the LOC120898530 gene encoding LOW QUALITY PROTEIN: phosphofurin acidic cluster sorting protein 2 (The sequence of the model RefSeq protein was modified relative to this genomic sequence to represent the inferred CDS: inserted 2 bases in 2 codons; deleted 1 base in 1 codon), with protein sequence MADKGTKFERMAMTKPVPMKLFAAWEVDRTPSNCIPRLCSLXITRLSLLTPLPADLTSLSLAVRMQSSKRTLRSHEIPVPQSLSAGYGSTGVIGTGSITGGAVVGGLTGGTGLAGGGGVGGGVGVGGGGGGAGQLNSPPLLETELDLHFSLQYPHFIKRDGNRLLILLQRRKKYKTRTILGYKTLAEGVIRMDAVLQKSMDMTVELNGSGKAGRAGLTIATLRATQVTSIPVDQDNKNNNSLLVTDRVNEYSDEDEEQEFSSGDENDEGLSGYAAKRNYAGKRDSYKKFESGEQDGEQEDGNMLPSNQADSDSDFDNMGKEKSXGKMSRQRNFKQRIISLLKRFKVPEELEGDVRERGPALRGKRDLDALFQELESLSCGEGDDSGQDMDSLSIGSTPKPSLRPFFEHSGKPVLTQQHSSIQLSSMQKGGGGVGGGVGNKDFMPEKKPNLEKRDSLAEKKSNSITIANNLINSMNGNSINNNQTSNYSNSQDRSGDWKNDSSGNEGGAGNTDPEALSSDPQNTGSPPKEKETAVEKKNRLFRTSSSTPNSAKKQKQVLSFQMDQHGQQQGQQHHTQQGKPSPLETCLSPTNVEPRKSLLEQLQRTFTTEESALPEVVTIVSPPEASTMSLTPRLASLISATFRPTFQPNNTAEVKAITQALMNKIQKYCNSTAKPPTTVKVVLVGGDWLQGAVLRHYVELLGIRPPDWVNHIRFYIVPLGSCAVARYIGMIDSSYLGMFGTESWQQICDRAANLESAQSKNESAEFINRIQRYLISGGPCTQVPIAEAMVNYRDEDSCQIFVPFVSDVRIGCLEGPQVSLDLDESFTYASQGSADRMLSSSPPQSGRTSPPASQTPGAIAQLQQKDLQQQLQQSSSSSSSQVQESLELQVDYWPLARPNFDPKEKLLGKGQDPSGKNSIKSTFRHLQVWRLPQAPSFGEFTNGLTLSFATKEKKQKIMRLGKKKEKDRDAEKEQCVEGVARLICSPKQSHPVPLRVYIDGTEWTGVKFFQLSSQWQTHIKNFPIALVGAPLAPAEMLT encoded by the exons ACGCTTCGCTCGCACGAAATCCCGGTCCCACAGTCGCTGAGCGCCGGGTACGGCAGCACCGGTGTGATCGGCACCGGTAGCATCACGGGTGGCGCAGTCGTCGGAGGCCTGACCGGCGGTACAGGGCTGGCCGGTGGAGGTGGCGTTGGTGGAGGCGTCGGcgtcggtggcggtggcggtggcgccGGTCAGCTCAACTCGCCGCCACTGCTGGAGACGGAGCTGGACCTGCACTTCAGCCTGCAGTATCCGCATTTCATCAAGCGCGACGGCAACCGGTTGCTGATACTGCTGCAGCGCCGCAAAAAGTACAAAACGCGCACCATCCTCGGCTACAAGACGCTGGCCGAGGGCGTGATCCGGATGGACGCGGTGCTGCAGAAATCGATGGACATGACGGTGGAGCTGAACGGGTCGGGGAAGGCGGGCCGGGCCGGGCTGACGATAGCGACGCTGCGCGCCACCCAGGTCACGTCGATCCCGGTCGACCAggacaacaagaacaacaacagcctGCTGGTGACGGACCGGGTGAACGAGTACTCGGACGAGGATGAGGAGCAGGAGTTCAGCTCGGGCGACGAGAACGACGAGGGCCTGTCCGGGTACGCGGCGAAGCGCAACTATGCCGGGAAGCGCGATTCGTACAAAAAGTTCGAATCGGGCGAGCAGGACGGCGAGCAGGAGGATGGCAACATGCTGCCCTCGAACCAGGCCGACAGCGACAGCGATTTCGACAACATGGGCAAGGAAAAGT CGGGGAAGATGAGTCGC CAACGGAATTTCAAGCAACGCATCATCTCACTGCTCAAACGCTTCAAGGTGCCGGAAGAGCTGGAGGGCGACGTGCGGGAGCGGGGCCCAGCACTGCGTGGCAAGCGCGATCTGGACGCCCTATTTCAGGAGCTGGAATCGTTGTCCTGCGGCGAAGGGGACGACTCCGGCCAGGACATGGACAGTCTGTCCATCGGCTCGACGCCGAAGCCATCGTTGAGGCCATTCTTTGAGCACTCGGGCAAGCCGGTCCTCACGCAGCAGCATTCCTCGATACAGCTAAGCTCGATGCAGAAGGGCGGcggcggtgttggtggtggtgttggtaatAAAG ATTTTATGCCAGAAAAGAAACCCAATTTAGAGAAGCGTGACTCGCTCgccgaaaagaaaagcaattcAATAACAATTGCCAATAATCTTATTAATAGTATGAACGGCAACAGTATTAATAACAATCAGACTAGCAATTACAGTAACAGCCAAG ATCGATCCGGTGACTGGAAAAACGATAGCTCCGGCAACGAGGGTGGCGCCGGCAACACGGACCCGGAAGCGCTCAGTTCCGATCCCCAGAACACGGGCAGCCCGCCGAAGGAGAAGGAGACGGCGGTGGAGAAGAAGAATCGCCTGTttcgcaccagcagcagcacgcccaACAGTGCCAAAAAGCAGAAACAGGTGCTGAGCTTCCAGATGGATCAGCacgggcagcagcaggggCAGCAGCATCACACCCAGCAGGGG AAACCATCGCCCCTCGAGACCTGCCTGTCGCCGACGAATGTGGAGCCGCGCAAGTCgctgctggagcagctgcAGCGCACGTTCACGACGGAGGAGTCGGCGCTGCCGGAGGTGGTCACGATCGTTAGTCCGCCGGAAGCGAGCACCATGTCGCTCACCCCACGGCTAGCGTCGCTCATATCGGCCACGTTTCGGCCCACCTTTCAGCCCAACAATACCGCCGAGGTGAAAGCAATAACGCAGGCGCTGATGAACAAAATTCAGAAGTA CTGTAACTCAACGGCCAAACCGCCAACCACGGTGAAGGTAGTTCTAGTCGGAGGGGACTGGTTGCAGGGCGCCGTGCTGCGACACTACGTAGAGCTGTTGGGCATACGGCCACCGGACTGGGTAAACCATATCAGATTCTACATCGTTCCTTTAG GATCGTGCGCGGTTGCTCGCTACATCGGTATGATCGATTCGAGCTACCTGGGCATGTTCGGTACGGAGAGCTGGCAGCAGATCTGTGATCGAGCGGCCAATCTCGAGAGTGCACAGTCGAAGAACGAGTCGGCCGAGTTTATCAACCGGATACAGCGGTACCTCATATCGGGCGGACCGTGCACACAAGTTCCTATTGCCGAGGCGATGGTTAACTATCGCGATGAAGACTCTTGTCAAATATTTGTACCGTTTGTTAGT GACGTAAGAATTGGCTGTTTAGAAGGGCCGCAGGTGTCGCTTGATCTCGACGAATCGTTCACGTACGCTTCGCAGGGCAGTGCCGACCGGATGCTGTCCAGTTCGCCGCCCCAGAGTGGTCGCACCTCGCCGCCCGCTTCGCAAACACCGGGCGCCATtgcccagctgcagcagaaagatctgcagcagcagctgcagcaatcgtcctcctcgtcctcctcgcaGGTGCAGGAGTCGCTCGAGCTGCAGGTTGACTATTGGCCGCTGGCTCGGCCCAACTTCGACCCGAAGGAGAAATTGCTCGGCAAGGGCCAGGACCCGTCCGGCAAGAACAGTATTAAGAGCACGTTCCGGCATTTGCAG GTGTGGCGACTACCGCAAGCTCCAAGCTTTGGCGAGTTTACCAACGGCTTAACGCTGAGCTTTGCAACCAaggagaaaaagcaaaaaa TAATGAGATTAGgcaaaaagaaggagaaagatCGCGATGCTGAAAAGGAGCAGTGCGTCGAAGGGGTGGCCCGGTTAATCTGCTCACCGAAACAATCGCATCCGGTTCCTTTGCGAG TGTACATCGACGGTACCGAGTGGACAGGGGTGAAATTTTTCCAACTTTCGTCCCAGTGGCAGACGCACATTAAGAACTTCCCGATAGCGCTGGTCGGTGCCCCACTGGCACCGGCCGAAATGCTAACCTAG